A stretch of the Anaeromyxobacter sp. genome encodes the following:
- a CDS encoding RimK family alpha-L-glutamate ligase, with product MASAKSRAVKPPARRRRAAPTRLGVVILSRNAKLHSTRRLVAAARAQGHAPRVLDTLRCDMVLGRDRPRLFYRGEELEPRRVHVAIPRIGASITGYGLSVVNQLDLMGVPVLAAATPIARSRDKLRALQLLSRFGIDIPRTAMCRYRDEVPAAVEMIGGLPCIVKLIQGTQGVGVMIASTMAEVEGLLDTLWTLGQEIILQELVAESRGKDVRALVIGDRVVAAMRRTARAGEFRSNIHRGGEATALDLPRDYAEVAVKAARVMGLEVAGVDMLEARTGPKIMEVNSSPGFEGLEAATGLDIASLYVGHAVEFAFARTSGPAGGHLL from the coding sequence ATGGCGAGCGCCAAGTCCCGGGCCGTGAAGCCCCCCGCGCGCCGCCGCCGCGCCGCCCCCACCCGGCTGGGCGTGGTGATCCTCTCGCGCAACGCCAAGCTCCACTCCACCCGGCGGCTGGTGGCGGCGGCCCGCGCCCAGGGCCACGCCCCGCGGGTGCTCGACACCCTGCGCTGCGACATGGTGCTGGGGCGCGACCGGCCGCGCCTCTTCTACCGCGGCGAGGAGCTGGAGCCGCGCCGGGTGCACGTGGCCATCCCGCGCATCGGCGCCTCCATCACCGGCTACGGGCTGTCGGTGGTGAACCAGCTCGACCTCATGGGCGTGCCGGTGCTGGCCGCCGCCACCCCCATCGCCCGCTCGCGGGACAAGCTGCGCGCCCTGCAGCTCCTGTCGCGCTTCGGCATCGACATCCCTCGCACCGCCATGTGCCGCTACCGCGACGAGGTGCCGGCGGCGGTGGAGATGATCGGCGGGCTGCCCTGCATCGTGAAGCTCATCCAGGGCACCCAGGGCGTGGGGGTGATGATCGCCTCCACCATGGCCGAGGTGGAGGGGCTGCTCGACACCCTCTGGACCCTGGGCCAGGAGATCATCCTGCAGGAGCTGGTGGCCGAGTCGCGCGGCAAGGACGTGCGGGCGCTGGTCATCGGCGACCGGGTGGTGGCCGCCATGCGCCGCACCGCCCGCGCCGGCGAGTTCCGCTCCAACATCCACCGCGGCGGGGAGGCCACCGCCCTCGACCTGCCGCGCGACTACGCCGAGGTGGCGGTCAAGGCGGCGCGGGTCATGGGGCTGGAGGTGGCCGGGGTGGACATGCTGGAGGCGCGCACCGGCCCCAAGATCATGGAGGTGAACAGCTCCCCGGGGTTCGAGGGGCTGGAGGCCGCCACCGGCCTCGACATCGCCTCGCTCTACGTGGGCCACGCGGTGGAGTTCGCCTTCGCCCGCACCAGCGGCCCGGCCGGCGGGCACCTGCTCTAG
- a CDS encoding (Fe-S)-binding protein, producing the protein MNPLLTAALLLLGGAAFAVSAFVRLAPLLALRRVDRVSDPEARLGSLFRFGFGQRRLLDPEEWVPGLLHVALFAAFVVLGARTVTLFGMGFAEDFHLPGLAPGSALGEAYALVKDVVVYGAIVGAVGFLWRRLVTRPDRVTASTEGTIILGFILGLMLSELAFERAEALGALGLSPGGVEFFRQGGFWLHLVLILVFLNVLPHGKHFHIVTALPNVFFRRSPPLARLEKLDLESEGARFGSATVKDLSWKEGWDVYSCTECGRCQTHCPTYVTGKPLSHKEVNRTLRRHLGEVGPDLVALVRARDPAAREALAATLPPLSEVIPPETFWACTTCGWCETACPVLIENVPRLIDLRRQAVQVDSVFPDEAARIFKGIETQGNPWGIGSNKRTEWCEDLDLPRASSGAPFEYLFFVGCAGAFDDRQKKVSRAIVTILRAAGVSFAILGEEETCTGDAARRLGNEYLFQLQAAALTETLNGHGVKKILVQCPHCLNTIKNELPDFGGRFEVVHHAELIARLVADRRLTPGQAEGLSGTAVTFHDPCYLARWNGVVEPPRAALRSAGITPLEMERSGRQGFCCGAGGGRMWLEETLGTRINRNRVDEAVATLGEQGGVIATGCPFCLTMMKDGIADAGKEETVRAMDVAELVALGLPKVEAPRG; encoded by the coding sequence ATGAACCCACTGCTCACCGCGGCCCTGCTGCTCCTCGGCGGGGCCGCCTTCGCGGTCTCCGCCTTCGTCCGCCTCGCCCCGCTCCTCGCCCTTCGGCGGGTGGACCGGGTCTCCGATCCGGAGGCACGGCTCGGCTCGCTCTTCCGCTTCGGCTTCGGCCAGCGGCGGCTGCTGGACCCGGAGGAGTGGGTCCCCGGCCTGCTCCACGTGGCGCTCTTCGCGGCCTTCGTGGTGCTCGGCGCGCGCACCGTCACGCTCTTCGGCATGGGCTTCGCCGAGGACTTCCACCTGCCCGGCCTGGCGCCCGGCTCGGCGCTCGGCGAGGCCTATGCGCTGGTGAAGGACGTGGTGGTCTACGGCGCCATCGTCGGCGCCGTCGGCTTCCTCTGGCGGCGGCTGGTGACCAGGCCGGACCGCGTCACCGCCTCCACCGAGGGCACGATCATCCTCGGCTTCATCCTGGGCCTGATGCTCAGCGAGCTGGCCTTCGAGCGCGCCGAGGCGCTCGGCGCCCTGGGGCTCTCCCCCGGCGGCGTGGAGTTCTTCCGCCAGGGCGGCTTCTGGCTGCACCTGGTGCTGATCCTGGTCTTCCTCAACGTGCTGCCGCACGGCAAGCACTTCCACATCGTCACCGCCCTGCCCAACGTCTTCTTCCGCCGCTCGCCCCCGCTGGCGCGGCTGGAGAAGCTCGACCTGGAGTCGGAGGGGGCCCGCTTCGGCAGCGCCACCGTGAAGGACCTCTCCTGGAAGGAGGGCTGGGACGTCTACAGCTGCACCGAGTGCGGCCGCTGCCAGACCCACTGCCCCACCTACGTGACCGGCAAGCCGCTCAGCCACAAGGAGGTCAACCGCACCCTGCGGCGCCACCTCGGCGAGGTGGGGCCGGACCTGGTGGCGCTGGTGCGGGCCCGGGATCCCGCGGCCCGGGAGGCGCTGGCCGCCACGCTGCCCCCGCTCTCCGAGGTGATCCCGCCCGAGACCTTCTGGGCCTGCACCACCTGCGGCTGGTGCGAGACCGCCTGCCCGGTGCTCATCGAGAACGTGCCCCGCCTCATCGACCTGCGCCGCCAGGCGGTGCAGGTGGACTCGGTCTTCCCGGACGAGGCGGCCCGCATCTTCAAGGGCATCGAGACCCAGGGGAACCCCTGGGGCATCGGCTCCAACAAGCGCACCGAGTGGTGCGAGGATCTCGACCTGCCCCGCGCCTCCTCCGGCGCGCCGTTCGAGTACCTGTTCTTCGTCGGCTGCGCCGGCGCCTTCGACGACCGGCAGAAGAAGGTCTCGCGCGCCATCGTCACCATCCTGCGCGCGGCCGGGGTCTCCTTCGCCATCCTGGGCGAGGAGGAGACCTGCACCGGCGACGCCGCCCGGCGGCTGGGCAACGAGTACCTGTTCCAGCTGCAGGCCGCCGCGCTCACCGAGACGCTCAACGGCCACGGGGTGAAGAAGATCCTGGTGCAGTGCCCCCACTGCCTCAACACCATCAAGAACGAGCTGCCCGACTTCGGCGGCCGCTTCGAGGTGGTGCACCACGCCGAGCTGATCGCCCGGCTGGTGGCCGACCGGCGGCTCACGCCCGGCCAGGCTGAGGGGCTCTCCGGCACCGCCGTCACCTTCCACGACCCCTGCTACCTGGCCCGCTGGAACGGCGTGGTCGAGCCGCCGCGCGCGGCGCTCCGGTCGGCCGGCATCACCCCGCTGGAGATGGAGCGCAGCGGCCGACAGGGCTTCTGCTGCGGCGCCGGCGGCGGGCGCATGTGGCTGGAGGAGACGCTCGGCACCCGCATCAACCGGAACCGGGTGGACGAGGCGGTGGCCACGCTCGGGGAGCAGGGCGGCGTCATCGCCACCGGCTGCCCCTTCTGCCTCACCATGATGAAGGACGGCATCGCCGACGCCGGCAAGGAGGAGACGGTGCGGGCCATGGACGTGGCCGAGCTGGTGGCGCTGGGGCTGCCGAAGGTCGAGGCGCCGCGGGGCTGA